TCCCTACCCGTAACGATACCTCGGAACAAATCCAAACAGAACTTTTTGACAACGCTTTTGTTTCTAAACTCATCAAAAGCAAAATTTATACGGTTCGTACAAAAACGAGAGAACAATCACTCAATGAAATTCAGTTCAGTTTGTCCGGTCTTACTTCCAATCGCCTTTCCATTGGAAAATTAAAATCTCCGAATTTCTTTGTTCGTTGTGATATCAATGAAAATATGTTCACATCTAACGGTGAAAAAATTGTAGAGCAGTCCATCAACATTGAACTTGTAGAAGTAGAAACTACAATCGCTGTTTGGTCTGAAAAAGTTTCCTATCGAAAATTAGCAGTTCGAGGAAATAAAGGGGTTAGCTGGTAATCTCTACCCATCAATCCATGAAAAAAACAATTCTCTTTCTTTCTCTTTTCATACTCGGTTGCGCAAGTGATTATAACAAAATCATCCAAGCAACTGAATCGGCGTACTACGGTCAGAACTATGACTCTGCCATTCCAAAAATTAGAGAACTTTACGAAGGTTCCTCTAACAAAGATAAACTTTTGTTTTTAATGGAAGCTGGTATGATTTTTCATACTAAAGGGGATTACGTTACCTCTAATAAAGTTTTTAAAGAAGCAGAAGACTTAGCAGACAATATCAAAGTCAGTATGACAAGGTCGGGACTTTCGTTTGTTCTTTCCGACAACGAATCCAACTATACCGGAGAAGATTTTGAAAGGGTAATGATTAAGTTCTACATTGCGAACAATTACCTACTCCAAGGTGATACCAATAATGCAAAAATTTATTTTCGAAGACTCGACTTCGAATTAAAGGAAATGCGTTTTTTAGCACCCGATTACCGACAAAACAATGCCGCTCGCCTCATTGATGCCTATGTATCCGAAAAATTAGGTCGGTACAATGATGCAAGGGTTCAATACAAAAACATGGAACAACTCATCGGAAAAAGCCAAAACCTAGTCGCCGACAGATATCTGTTAGCTGTTAGAGAAGGGGATTCCGGTGACCAGGCAAAATATGCGGCAGGGCGTTCCAGTTTGCAAGCTTACAATCGTTCAATGCAAAGAACCTCTCCTGAAAATGAAAAACTTTCTGAGGTCATCATCATTCATGAAGCAGGAAAG
This genomic stretch from Leptospira meyeri harbors:
- a CDS encoding penicillin-binding protein activator LpoB, giving the protein MKQILFYLLLVGFLFQCSSSPKRLDNADDYISDSGGLTSQELVKAADKLAGQIGEYFKENPHEEGVFVAHFPTRNDTSEQIQTELFDNAFVSKLIKSKIYTVRTKTREQSLNEIQFSLSGLTSNRLSIGKLKSPNFFVRCDINENMFTSNGEKIVEQSINIELVEVETTIAVWSEKVSYRKLAVRGNKGVSW